In one window of Buchnera aphidicola (Cavariella theobaldi) DNA:
- the tusD gene encoding sulfurtransferase complex subunit TusD: MNYTILVHGAAYGTQNASSAFLFCKSLLALNQILHSVFFYCDGVYNANSMTTPAVDEFNLIQAWQSLHKKYQVKLYVCTSAALRRGVIEDESISKKNIQKGNLAIFFQLSGLLELADSMQKCDRIIQF, translated from the coding sequence ATAAATTATACAATATTAGTTCATGGTGCTGCTTATGGAACACAAAATGCAAGTAGTGCATTTTTGTTCTGTAAATCTCTTCTTGCATTAAATCAAATACTACATAGTGTTTTTTTTTATTGTGATGGTGTGTATAATGCGAATAGCATGACCACTCCTGCTGTTGATGAATTTAATTTAATACAAGCATGGCAATCATTACATAAAAAATACCAAGTAAAATTATATGTATGTACAAGTGCTGCTTTAAGAAGAGGTGTAATAGAAGATGAAAGCATTTCAAAAAAAAATATTCAAAAAGGTAATTTAGCAATTTTTTTTCAATTAAGTGGACTTTTAGAATTAGCAGATTCTATGCAAAAATGTGATCGTATTATACAATTTTAA
- the aroK gene encoding shikimate kinase AroK, whose amino-acid sequence MAEKRNIFLIGPMGAGKSTIGRQLSQQLHMEFYDSDQEIEKRTGADINWVFDLEGESGFRERERKVIHELTQKNGIVLATGGGSVKFKDNRNVLSSRGIVIYLETTIEKQLLRTKRDKTRPLLKFNTSNRLILENLASERNVLYEEIADIKVTTDNKSAKSVSYHIIQLLEKI is encoded by the coding sequence ATGGCAGAAAAACGAAATATTTTTCTAATTGGACCAATGGGTGCTGGAAAAAGTACTATTGGTCGTCAGTTATCTCAGCAACTTCATATGGAATTTTATGATTCCGATCAAGAAATTGAAAAACGCACTGGCGCAGATATAAATTGGGTTTTTGATCTAGAAGGCGAAAGTGGTTTTCGTGAAAGAGAACGAAAAGTTATACATGAATTAACTCAAAAAAATGGTATCGTTTTAGCCACAGGCGGGGGGTCAGTCAAATTTAAAGATAATCGTAATGTTTTATCATCTCGTGGTATTGTTATATATTTAGAAACCACAATTGAAAAACAATTATTACGGACTAAACGAGATAAAACCAGGCCTTTACTAAAATTTAATACTTCCAATCGTTTAATATTAGAAAATTTAGCGTCTGAACGTAATGTATTATATGAAGAAATAGCTGATATTAAAGTGACAACGGATAATAAAAGTGCTAAATCCGTTTCTTATCATATTATTCAGTTACTAGAAAAAATTTGA
- the tuf gene encoding elongation factor Tu encodes MSKEKFQRLKPHINVGTIGHVDHGKTTLTAAITTVLAKKYGGSARAFDQIDNAPEEKARGITINTSHVEYDTAVRHYAHVDCPGHADYIKNMITGAAQMDGAILVVAATDGPMPQTREHILLGRQVGVPYIVVFLNKCDMVDDEELLELVEMEVRDLLTQYDFPGDNTPIIRGSALKALEGDAAWEEKIIDLAKFLDTYIPEPERAIDQPFLLPIEDVFSISGRGTVVTGRVEKGIIKVGEEVEIVGIKKTTKTTCTGVEMFRKLLDEGRAGENVGVLLRGTKRDEIERGQVLAKPGSIHPHTTFESEVYVLSKEEGGRHTPFFKGYRPQFYFRTTDVTGSIELPEGVEMVMPGDNIKMMITLINPIAMAEGLRFAIREGGRTVGAGVVSKVLS; translated from the coding sequence ATGTCTAAAGAAAAATTTCAACGATTAAAACCGCATATAAACGTGGGTACTATTGGTCATGTTGATCATGGAAAAACTACATTAACAGCGGCTATTACTACTGTTTTAGCAAAAAAATATGGCGGTTCAGCGCGTGCTTTTGATCAAATAGATAATGCTCCAGAAGAAAAAGCTAGAGGTATTACAATTAATACTTCTCATGTTGAATATGATACGGCAGTCAGGCATTATGCTCATGTAGATTGTCCAGGACATGCTGATTATATCAAGAATATGATCACAGGTGCTGCTCAGATGGATGGTGCTATTTTAGTTGTGGCAGCAACTGATGGACCTATGCCGCAAACACGTGAACATATTTTATTAGGAAGACAAGTTGGAGTTCCTTATATTGTTGTATTTTTAAATAAATGTGACATGGTAGATGATGAAGAATTATTAGAATTGGTAGAAATGGAAGTAAGAGATTTATTAACACAATATGATTTTCCTGGTGACAATACTCCGATTATTAGAGGTTCAGCATTAAAAGCTTTAGAAGGGGATGCTGCATGGGAAGAGAAGATTATTGATTTAGCTAAATTTTTAGATACTTATATTCCCGAACCTGAACGAGCAATAGATCAACCTTTTTTATTGCCTATTGAAGATGTTTTTTCTATTTCTGGAAGAGGCACTGTGGTCACCGGCCGGGTAGAAAAAGGTATTATTAAAGTAGGTGAAGAAGTTGAAATTGTTGGAATTAAGAAAACTACTAAAACAACTTGTACTGGTGTTGAAATGTTTAGAAAATTGCTTGATGAAGGTCGAGCTGGAGAAAATGTAGGTGTTTTGTTAAGAGGCACTAAGCGTGATGAAATTGAAAGAGGACAAGTATTAGCTAAACCTGGCAGTATTCACCCGCATACAACATTTGAATCTGAAGTTTATGTTTTATCAAAAGAAGAAGGTGGACGCCATACTCCATTCTTTAAGGGATATCGTCCTCAATTTTATTTTAGAACTACTGATGTCACAGGCTCTATTGAATTACCAGAAGGAGTTGAAATGGTAATGCCAGGCGACAACATTAAAATGATGATTACTTTAATTAATCCTATAGCTATGGCAGAGGGATTACGATTTGCTATAAGAGAAGGTGGACGTACTGTGGGTGCGGGTGTTGTTTCTAAAGTTTTAAGTTGA
- the tusB gene encoding sulfurtransferase complex subunit TusB codes for MLHTLIQSPFKTNVSLLLDMLESQDDFLALQDGVLIALTDNIFLKRIISSDCALYVIKEDVYARGLYNHISSHFRLIDYIYFVSLTVKNKQQMTW; via the coding sequence ATGTTACACACTTTAATACAATCTCCTTTCAAAACAAATGTTTCATTATTGCTTGATATGTTAGAGAGCCAAGATGATTTTTTAGCATTACAAGACGGAGTATTAATTGCATTAACTGATAACATTTTCTTAAAAAGAATAATATCTTCTGATTGTGCTCTCTATGTAATTAAAGAAGACGTTTATGCTCGTGGATTATATAATCATATTTCTAGTCATTTTCGATTAATAGATTATATATATTTTGTTTCATTAACAGTGAAAAACAAGCAACAGATGACGTGGTAA
- the trpS gene encoding tryptophan--tRNA ligase, whose amino-acid sequence MIKLKPILFSAVQPSGQLTIGNYIGTMRHWSNLQNHYQCLYCIADLHALTTFNKEIFFKESVLDTLALYLACGIDPEKSIIFIQSHVHQHCQLNWILNCFSHFGELSRMTQFKTKIDKNYIKKINVGLFTYPILMASDILLYQTTFVPIGQDQKQHLELVRDIAKRCNFLYGNVFTIPKPCIHQSGSKIMSLLEPTKKMSKSDLNKNNVIFLLEQKKSIFLKIKNAVTDSEKPSKIYYNLQKKAGISNLLEILSAITNKEITFLEKELDGIMYSEFKNIIAEELYNFLSPIKESFLYYRNNTSYLEKVAYEGALKARLQADLTLHKIYSKLNFFSSFK is encoded by the coding sequence ATAATAAAATTGAAACCTATATTATTTAGTGCAGTGCAACCTTCTGGGCAATTAACTATTGGCAATTACATTGGAACTATGCGTCATTGGTCGAATCTTCAGAATCATTATCAATGTTTATATTGTATTGCTGATTTGCATGCATTAACTACATTTAATAAAGAAATTTTTTTTAAAGAATCAGTGCTAGATACTTTAGCTTTATATTTAGCATGTGGAATAGATCCTGAAAAAAGTATTATATTTATTCAGTCTCATGTTCATCAACATTGTCAACTTAATTGGATTCTTAATTGTTTCAGTCATTTTGGTGAATTATCTAGAATGACGCAATTTAAGACAAAAATTGATAAAAATTATATAAAAAAAATAAATGTAGGTTTATTTACTTATCCAATATTAATGGCATCAGATATTTTATTATATCAAACAACTTTTGTTCCTATTGGGCAAGATCAAAAGCAACATTTAGAGTTAGTGCGTGATATAGCTAAACGTTGTAATTTTTTATATGGAAATGTTTTTACTATCCCAAAACCGTGTATTCATCAGTCTGGTTCTAAAATCATGTCTTTATTGGAACCAACAAAAAAAATGTCTAAATCAGATTTAAATAAAAATAATGTTATTTTTTTATTAGAGCAAAAGAAATCAATTTTTTTAAAAATTAAAAATGCGGTAACCGATTCAGAAAAACCTTCTAAAATATACTATAATTTGCAGAAAAAAGCCGGTATTTCTAATTTATTAGAAATTTTATCTGCTATTACCAATAAAGAAATCACTTTTTTAGAAAAAGAATTAGACGGAATTATGTATTCGGAATTCAAAAATATTATTGCAGAAGAATTATATAATTTTTTATCTCCTATAAAAGAGTCGTTTTTGTATTATCGTAACAATACTTCTTATTTGGAAAAAGTAGCATATGAAGGAGCTTTAAAAGCAAGATTACAAGCTGATTTAACATTACATAAAATATATTCAAAATTAAATTTTTTTTCTTCTTTTAAATAA
- the rpe gene encoding ribulose-phosphate 3-epimerase: MKKFFLAPSILSADFARLGEDTQNAIDAGSDLIHFDVMDNHYVPNLTMGPMILQALRNYNITIPIDVHLMVQPVDNLILPFAKAGATFITFHPESTKDINRTINLIKDHGCKVGMAFNPSTPLCFLDYTIENLDLILLMSVSPGFGDQIFLSSTINKLHEVRKRIDASAFDILLEVDGGIKIDNISSIAHAGANVFVIGSGFFKYPNYKIIVNKIRQELQCSCYRDVH; encoded by the coding sequence ATGAAAAAATTTTTTTTAGCTCCATCTATTTTATCAGCTGATTTTGCGCGCTTAGGAGAAGATACACAGAATGCAATAGATGCTGGTAGTGATTTAATACATTTTGATGTTATGGATAATCATTACGTGCCTAATTTAACAATGGGCCCCATGATTTTGCAAGCACTGCGTAATTATAATATTACTATTCCTATCGATGTGCATTTAATGGTGCAGCCTGTAGATAATTTAATTCTGCCGTTTGCTAAGGCCGGAGCCACATTTATTACTTTTCATCCTGAATCTACTAAAGATATTAATCGCACAATTAATTTGATTAAAGATCATGGATGTAAAGTAGGAATGGCTTTTAATCCTTCCACTCCTTTGTGTTTTCTGGATTATACAATAGAAAATTTAGATTTAATTTTATTAATGTCTGTTAGTCCGGGATTCGGTGATCAAATTTTTTTATCATCCACTATAAATAAATTACATGAAGTTCGAAAGCGTATTGATGCAAGTGCATTTGATATTTTGTTAGAAGTAGATGGAGGAATAAAGATAGATAATATTTCTTCGATAGCTCATGCCGGTGCAAATGTTTTTGTAATTGGATCAGGTTTTTTTAAATATCCTAATTATAAAATAATTGTTAATAAAATTCGTCAAGAATTACAGTGTTCTTGTTATAGAGATGTTCATTAA
- the tsgA gene encoding MFS transporter TsgA, which translates to MKNINQTGLTWISFFSYAFTGALIVVTGMIMGNIANYFHISISEMSNIFTFLNAGILISIVFNSWLMKIVSLKIQIIFGFILTIIAILGILYSHSILLFSINLFILGMVSGMTMSIGTFIITNLYSGSKRGSKLLITDSFFSMSGMIFPIITAYLLEKNILWYWIYVLIGSIYAFITILALNLKFPILKKENHHESKNTEKWGLNIFLLSMAALFYILGQLGFISWIPQYTTEIMNINMQHAAHLVSNFWMSYMIGMWFFSFIIMFFHLNHIFIFLTGMSTILMYYFIQSTSYLILEYMIIGLGFFSSAIYTIIITLASLQTEKPSPPIINTILVCGTVGTLLTFVITSPIVQKYGLYITLMSTNVFYAIVFFLSILIYLNNLLLRKM; encoded by the coding sequence ATGAAAAATATTAATCAAACGGGACTTACATGGATTAGTTTTTTTTCATATGCTTTTACTGGAGCATTAATCGTTGTGACTGGTATGATTATGGGTAATATTGCAAATTATTTTCATATTTCTATATCAGAAATGAGCAATATATTTACATTTTTAAATGCAGGTATATTGATTTCTATTGTCTTTAATTCATGGTTAATGAAAATTGTATCATTAAAAATACAAATTATATTTGGATTCATACTTACTATCATAGCAATATTAGGCATATTATATTCCCATAGTATACTACTATTTTCTATAAATTTGTTTATACTTGGCATGGTCAGTGGAATGACTATGTCTATTGGAACATTTATTATAACGAATTTGTATTCGGGTTCAAAAAGAGGTTCAAAATTACTGATTACTGATTCCTTTTTCAGTATGTCTGGTATGATATTTCCAATTATTACGGCTTATTTATTAGAAAAAAATATATTATGGTATTGGATTTACGTTTTGATAGGTAGTATTTATGCATTTATTACTATTCTGGCTCTGAATTTAAAATTTCCAATATTAAAAAAAGAAAATCACCATGAATCTAAAAATACAGAAAAATGGGGACTCAATATATTTTTATTATCAATGGCAGCATTATTTTATATCCTAGGTCAATTAGGATTTATTTCCTGGATTCCTCAATATACAACTGAAATTATGAATATTAATATGCAACATGCCGCTCATTTAGTGAGTAATTTCTGGATGTCATATATGATTGGTATGTGGTTTTTTAGTTTTATAATTATGTTTTTTCATTTAAACCATATTTTTATATTTCTCACTGGAATGTCAACAATATTAATGTACTACTTTATTCAAAGCACTAGTTATTTAATATTAGAATATATGATTATTGGTTTGGGATTTTTTTCTAGTGCTATTTATACAATTATTATCACTTTAGCTTCTTTACAAACAGAAAAGCCTTCTCCTCCAATAATAAACACTATTTTAGTATGTGGAACCGTTGGTACATTACTTACATTTGTTATCACTAGTCCTATTGTACAAAAATATGGTTTATACATAACTTTAATGAGTACAAACGTATTTTATGCCATAGTATTTTTTCTATCTATATTAATTTATTTAAACAATTTACTATTAAGAAAAATGTAA
- the aroB gene encoding 3-dehydroquinate synthase produces the protein MEKIQVALGDRSYPISIGSGILQEDNIFWPLKPGDQAMLVTNKTLANLLKDKIFYHLRKSGIRVDQVILSDGEQYKTLNEMELIISSLLEKKHARDTTLIALGGGVIGDLTGFSAAVYQRGVRFIQIPTTLLSQVDASVGGKTAVNHLLGKNMIGSFWQPSSVIIDIDCLNTLPLNELTSGIAEVIKYAIILDADFFSWLEGNITKLLTLNHEHLSYCIKRCCELKAKLITSDERENNLRALLNLGHTYGHAIEVHTGYGSWLHGEAISAGIIMAARTSELLGYLSKNDFTRIFSLLKKAGLPVKGPKNMSAASYLPHMIRDKKVISGDIRLVLPLSIGKADIFSGIDKNIILTAIKDVQ, from the coding sequence TTGGAAAAAATTCAAGTTGCTCTAGGAGACCGGAGCTATCCTATTAGTATAGGATCTGGAATTCTTCAAGAAGATAATATTTTTTGGCCTTTAAAACCAGGTGATCAAGCAATGCTAGTTACCAACAAAACATTAGCTAATCTTTTAAAGGATAAAATTTTTTATCATTTAAGAAAATCTGGTATAAGAGTTGATCAAGTGATTTTATCTGATGGTGAACAATATAAAACACTCAATGAAATGGAATTAATTATTTCCTCTTTATTAGAAAAGAAGCATGCTCGTGATACTACTTTAATTGCATTAGGAGGGGGGGTAATAGGCGATTTAACTGGATTTTCAGCTGCTGTATATCAACGTGGAGTTCGTTTTATTCAAATTCCAACAACTCTATTGTCGCAAGTAGATGCTTCAGTTGGTGGTAAAACTGCTGTAAATCATTTACTTGGTAAGAATATGATAGGATCTTTTTGGCAACCGTCTTCTGTGATTATTGACATTGATTGTCTGAATACACTGCCGCTTAATGAATTAACTTCTGGTATCGCTGAAGTTATTAAATATGCAATTATTTTAGACGCAGATTTTTTTAGTTGGTTAGAAGGAAATATTACAAAATTATTAACATTAAATCATGAACATTTGTCTTATTGTATAAAAAGATGTTGTGAATTGAAAGCTAAATTAATTACTTCTGATGAAAGAGAAAATAATTTGAGAGCATTATTAAATCTTGGGCATACATATGGTCATGCTATTGAAGTTCATACCGGTTATGGTAGTTGGTTACATGGAGAAGCAATATCAGCAGGTATTATTATGGCTGCGCGCACTTCTGAACTATTAGGTTATTTAAGTAAAAATGATTTTACAAGAATTTTTTCTTTATTAAAAAAAGCTGGATTGCCTGTAAAAGGTCCAAAAAATATGTCTGCTGCGTCTTATTTACCTCATATGATAAGAGATAAAAAAGTTATTTCAGGTGATATTCGATTAGTATTACCATTATCTATTGGTAAAGCCGATATTTTTTCTGGTATAGATAAAAATATTATATTAACTGCCATTAAAGATGTGCAATAA
- the fusA gene encoding elongation factor G yields MARITPISRYRNIGISAHIDAGKTTTTERILFYTGINHKIGEVHDGAATMDWMEQEQERGITITSAATTAFWSGMAKQFEPHRINIIDTPGHVDFTVEVERSMRVLDGAVMVYCAVGGVQPQSETVWRQANKYKVPRIAFVNKMDRMGANFLKVVEQIKTKLGANPVPLQLAIGAEENFTGVIDLIKMKAIHWEDADQGISFHYNNIPIDMMELAKIWHQKLIESAVESSEDLMDKYLSGIDINECEIKSALRERALKDEITLVTCGSAFKNKGVQALLDAIIEFLPAPNDVQDIKGVLNDKNSTLAIRSSDDSAPFSALAFKIATDPFVGNLTFFRVYSGVVKSGDTVLNSIKSQKERFGRIVQMHANKREEIKEVYSGDIAAAIGLKNVTTGDTLCDLNNPIILEKMDFPEPVISIAVEPKTKIDQEKMGLALGRLAKEDPSFKVQTDYESNQTIISGMGELHLEIIIDRMKREFSVEANIGQPQVAYRETILNKVSDIEGKHIKQSGGRGQYGHVVIELFPLEPGGEGYLFVNDIKGGVIPNEYISAIDKGIQEQLKYGPLAGYPVVDIGIRLYFGSYHDVDSSELAFKIAASIAFKNGFKKAKPILLEPIMQVEVNTPDDYMGDVIGDLNRRRGIIEGMQDLEIGKIINAQVPLSEMFGYATDLRSQTQGRASYSMEFLKYVEAPSHISDNIIEKRER; encoded by the coding sequence ATGGCTCGTATAACACCGATTTCGCGTTATCGCAATATTGGTATTAGTGCTCATATTGATGCTGGTAAAACAACTACTACTGAAAGAATTTTATTTTATACTGGTATTAATCATAAAATCGGCGAAGTTCATGATGGTGCCGCTACCATGGATTGGATGGAGCAAGAACAAGAAAGAGGTATTACCATTACATCCGCTGCTACTACAGCTTTTTGGAGTGGTATGGCAAAACAGTTTGAACCTCATCGTATTAATATTATTGATACACCAGGACATGTAGATTTTACTGTCGAAGTAGAGCGTTCAATGCGTGTTTTGGATGGCGCTGTTATGGTGTATTGTGCAGTAGGAGGTGTGCAACCTCAATCAGAAACAGTATGGCGTCAAGCAAATAAATATAAAGTACCTCGTATAGCTTTTGTAAATAAAATGGATCGTATGGGAGCAAATTTTTTAAAAGTTGTAGAACAGATAAAAACAAAATTAGGAGCGAATCCTGTTCCTTTACAATTAGCTATTGGTGCAGAAGAAAATTTTACTGGTGTTATAGATTTGATTAAAATGAAGGCAATTCATTGGGAAGACGCAGATCAAGGGATCAGTTTTCATTATAATAATATTCCAATCGATATGATGGAATTAGCAAAAATATGGCATCAAAAATTAATTGAATCTGCTGTAGAATCCAGTGAAGATCTTATGGATAAATATTTAAGTGGTATTGATATTAATGAATGTGAAATTAAATCTGCATTGCGTGAACGTGCTTTAAAGGATGAAATTACACTTGTGACATGCGGATCTGCTTTTAAAAATAAAGGAGTTCAGGCATTATTAGATGCTATTATTGAATTTTTACCTGCACCTAATGACGTACAAGATATTAAAGGAGTATTAAATGATAAGAATAGTACTCTTGCGATTCGGTCTTCCGATGATAGCGCACCCTTTTCAGCTTTAGCTTTCAAAATTGCCACTGATCCTTTTGTTGGAAATTTAACTTTTTTTAGAGTATATTCTGGAGTTGTAAAATCTGGTGATACCGTATTAAATTCTATTAAGTCTCAAAAAGAACGATTTGGTCGAATCGTGCAAATGCATGCAAATAAAAGAGAAGAAATTAAAGAAGTTTATTCAGGTGACATCGCTGCTGCTATTGGTTTAAAGAATGTCACAACTGGAGATACATTATGTGATTTAAATAATCCTATTATTTTGGAAAAAATGGATTTTCCAGAACCAGTTATATCTATTGCAGTCGAACCAAAAACTAAAATAGATCAAGAAAAAATGGGATTGGCATTAGGTCGTTTAGCAAAAGAAGATCCTTCTTTTAAAGTTCAAACAGATTATGAATCTAATCAAACTATTATTTCTGGCATGGGTGAGTTGCATTTAGAAATTATTATCGATCGTATGAAAAGAGAATTTAGTGTTGAAGCTAATATTGGTCAACCTCAGGTGGCATATCGTGAAACTATTTTAAACAAAGTATCAGATATTGAAGGTAAACATATTAAACAATCTGGGGGTAGAGGACAATATGGACATGTAGTCATAGAATTATTTCCACTTGAACCGGGAGGCGAAGGATATTTATTCGTCAATGATATTAAAGGTGGAGTAATACCAAATGAATACATTTCAGCGATTGATAAAGGCATTCAGGAACAATTAAAATATGGCCCTCTAGCTGGTTATCCTGTAGTAGATATTGGTATTCGTTTATATTTTGGTTCTTATCATGATGTTGATTCTTCTGAATTAGCATTTAAAATAGCGGCGTCGATAGCTTTTAAAAATGGTTTTAAAAAAGCAAAACCAATATTATTGGAACCCATTATGCAAGTGGAAGTCAACACACCAGATGACTATATGGGTGATGTAATAGGAGATTTAAATCGCCGAAGAGGCATTATTGAAGGGATGCAAGATTTAGAAATAGGTAAAATTATTAACGCACAAGTTCCTTTATCAGAAATGTTTGGTTATGCTACTGATTTAAGATCTCAAACTCAAGGTCGCGCTTCATATTCTATGGAGTTTTTAAAATATGTAGAAGCTCCATCACATATTTCCGATAATATTATTGAAAAAAGAGAGCGGTAA
- the tusC gene encoding sulfurtransferase complex subunit TusC translates to MKLIAFVFSYSPHGTSFGREGLDAILGVSALITKINVFFIGDGVFQLIKNHKTENILARNYNSAFSILSLYDINNFYCCKKSLKERGIYDNINFILKIKTVEIDVLRVKLNNCDAIINF, encoded by the coding sequence ATGAAATTGATTGCTTTTGTCTTTTCTTATTCTCCACATGGTACAAGTTTTGGTAGAGAGGGGTTAGATGCTATTTTAGGTGTTTCCGCTCTTATTACTAAGATTAATGTATTTTTTATTGGAGATGGAGTGTTTCAATTAATAAAGAATCATAAAACAGAAAATATTTTAGCACGTAATTACAATTCTGCCTTTTCTATTTTATCTTTATACGATATAAACAATTTTTATTGTTGTAAAAAATCTCTAAAAGAAAGAGGCATATATGACAATATTAATTTTATATTAAAAATAAAAACTGTAGAAATAGATGTTTTACGTGTTAAATTAAACAATTGTGATGCTATTATTAATTTTTAA
- the fkpA gene encoding FKBP-type peptidyl-prolyl cis-trans isomerase, producing the protein MFLFIVLYIPQSFSGSSSLSHTPLENNITINNFFKNDDEKLSYSLGVSLGDYINQSFEKQKQIGINIDKLKLLSGVQDFILNKLKLSNNDIAFHLQEIEKKIKNFTQIQIEKEAEKNMVQGQNYMKKFSAIKDVQKTSTGLLYLIEKQGSGIHLTNNTKVTVHYKAALVNGVEFYNSHIKNEPVSFLLKDVILGWQEGLKYVQKGGKIKLVVPPKLAYGIQGMNGIPRNSTIIFEIEVLNAVNPA; encoded by the coding sequence ATGTTTCTGTTTATCGTATTATATATTCCACAATCATTTTCTGGTTCATCTTCTTTATCACATACACCATTAGAAAATAATATCACAATAAATAATTTCTTTAAAAATGATGATGAAAAATTAAGTTATTCACTAGGTGTTTCATTAGGTGATTACATCAATCAATCTTTTGAAAAACAAAAACAAATCGGTATCAATATAGATAAGTTAAAACTTTTATCAGGGGTTCAAGATTTTATTTTGAATAAATTAAAATTATCTAATAATGATATTGCTTTTCATCTTCAAGAGATAGAAAAAAAAATAAAGAATTTTACACAGATACAAATTGAAAAAGAAGCTGAAAAAAATATGGTTCAGGGTCAGAACTATATGAAGAAATTTTCTGCTATTAAAGATGTTCAAAAAACATCAACAGGGCTATTATATTTAATAGAGAAACAAGGGTCTGGAATACATTTAACAAATAATACCAAAGTTACAGTACATTATAAAGCTGCTCTGGTTAACGGTGTAGAATTTTATAATTCTCATATTAAAAATGAACCGGTTTCATTTTTATTAAAAGACGTTATATTAGGTTGGCAAGAAGGTTTAAAATATGTTCAAAAAGGTGGTAAGATAAAATTAGTTGTGCCACCAAAATTAGCATACGGAATACAAGGAATGAATGGAATACCAAGAAATTCTACTATAATTTTTGAAATTGAAGTATTAAATGCGGTTAATCCAGCATAA
- the rpsL gene encoding 30S ribosomal protein S12, with protein sequence MATINQLVRKPRSHKIVKSNVPALTGSPQKRGVCIRVYTTTPKKPNSALRKVCRVRLTNGFEVTAYIGGEGHNLQEHSVILIRGGRVKDLPGVRYHIVRGALDCAGVKERKKSRSKYGVKKPKV encoded by the coding sequence ATGGCCACAATAAATCAATTGGTCCGTAAACCTCGTTCACATAAAATAGTAAAAAGTAATGTTCCTGCTCTTACTGGTAGCCCTCAAAAGCGTGGTGTTTGTATTAGAGTATATACGACTACCCCTAAAAAACCAAACTCAGCATTGCGTAAAGTATGTCGTGTAAGACTGACTAATGGATTTGAAGTTACTGCATATATTGGTGGTGAAGGGCATAATTTACAAGAGCATTCTGTTATTTTAATACGTGGTGGTCGAGTAAAAGATTTACCAGGAGTTCGTTATCATATTGTCAGAGGTGCTTTGGATTGTGCAGGAGTAAAAGAAAGAAAAAAAAGTCGTTCTAAATACGGGGTAAAAAAACCGAAAGTATAA
- the rpsG gene encoding 30S ribosomal protein S7: protein MPRRRIIGSRKILPDPKFSSELLAKFINVLMIDGKKSIAEFIVYTALKNLSKRTEKKELEAFDLALEHVRPTVEVKSRRVGGSTYQVPVEVRPVRRNTLAMRWIVESARKRSDKSMALRLSNELCDAVENKGAAVKKREEVHRMAEANKAFAHYRW from the coding sequence ATGCCGCGTCGTCGCATTATAGGTTCTCGTAAAATTTTACCAGATCCAAAGTTTTCTTCGGAATTATTAGCAAAATTTATTAATGTGTTAATGATAGATGGAAAAAAATCTATTGCTGAATTCATTGTATATACTGCTTTAAAAAATTTATCTAAACGCACGGAAAAAAAAGAATTAGAAGCTTTTGATCTGGCTTTAGAGCATGTTCGTCCTACAGTTGAGGTCAAATCTAGACGTGTTGGTGGCTCTACTTACCAAGTTCCAGTAGAAGTTCGTCCAGTCAGAAGAAATACATTAGCTATGCGATGGATTGTAGAATCGGCCCGTAAAAGAAGTGATAAATCTATGGCATTGCGTTTATCTAATGAATTATGTGATGCTGTTGAAAACAAGGGTGCCGCAGTAAAAAAACGTGAAGAAGTACATCGTATGGCAGAAGCAAATAAAGCTTTTGCGCATTATCGTTGGTAA